In Rattus rattus isolate New Zealand chromosome 9, Rrattus_CSIRO_v1, whole genome shotgun sequence, a genomic segment contains:
- the Caskin2 gene encoding LOW QUALITY PROTEIN: caskin-2 (The sequence of the model RefSeq protein was modified relative to this genomic sequence to represent the inferred CDS: inserted 1 base in 1 codon), with protein sequence MGREQDLILAVKNGDVTCVQKLVAKVKAAKTKLLGSTKRLNINYQDADGFSALHHAALGGSLELIALLLEAQATVDIKDSNGMRPLHYAAWQGRLEPVRLLLRASAAVNAASLDGQIPLHLAAQYGHYEVSEMLLQHQSNPCLVNKLKKTPLDLACEFGRLKVAQLLLNSHLCVALLEGEAKDPCDPNYTTPLHLAAKNGHREVIRQLLKAGIEINRQTKTGTALHEAALYGKTEVVRLLLEGGVDVNIRNTYNQTALDIVNQFTTSQASREIKQLLREASGILKVRXLKDFWNLHDPTALNIRAGDVITVLEQHPDGRWKGHIHESQRGTDRVGYFPPGIVEVVSKRVGIPVTRLPSAPTLLRPSFSRISQPSADDPLPSLTYGQLPRVGLSPDSPAGDRNSVGSEGSVGSIRSAGSGQSSEGTNGHSTGLLIENAQPLPSANEDQVLPGLHAPSPADNLSHHRPLASYRSGEIFTQDVRPEQLLEGKDAQAIHNWLSEFQLEGYTAHFLQAGYDVPTISRMTPEDLTAIGVTKPGHRKKIASEIAQLSIAEWLPNYIPVDLLEWLCALGLPQYHKQLVSSGYDSMGLVADLTWEELQEIGVNKLGHQKKLMLGVRRLAELRRGLLHGEALGEGGRRMTKGPELMAIEGMENGDGPATAGPRLLTFQGSELSPELQAAMAGGGPEPLPLPPARSPSQESIGARSRGSGHSQGQPGSQPSAGEPSAPQERNLPEGTERPFKPCSPLPGQGPAPYVFMCPQSLPSSPAPAPPPGVPRAFSYLAGSSAAPPDPPRPKRRSHSLSRPGPAEGEAEGEAEGPVGSALGSYATLTRRPGRSTLARTSPSLTPTRGTPRSQSFALRARRKGPPPPPPKRLSSVSGSTEPPSLEGTSGPKEGAAGPRRRTLSEPTGPSESPAPSAPTGPVSDTEEEEPVPEGTPPSRGSSGEGLPFAEEGNLTIKQRPKPAGPPPRETTVPPGLDFNLTESDTVKRRPKCKEREPLRTALLAFGVVGSDTPGPSTPLSSQAPCEAPSAPSNPPRSEPSSLPSQEGPAPLSPVTQPPGYPGPSAGPGLETSTGSRQNVETEPPAPAAALLKVPGAGTAPKPVSVACTQLAFSGPKLAPRLGPRPVPPPRPENTGPVCPGRAQQRLEQTSSSLEAALRAAEKNIGSEEQDGPTGPSTKHILDDISTMFDALADQLDAMLD encoded by the exons GCATGCGTCCCCTACACTATGCGGCCTGGCAGGGCCGGCTGGAGCCTGTGAGGCTACTGCTGAGGGCGTCCGCGGCTGTCAATGCTGCCTCTCTGGACGGTCAGATCCCTCTGCACCTGGCTGCACAGTATGGGCATTATGAGGTG TCAGAgatgcttctccagcaccagtcTAACCCGTGCCTAGTCAACAAGTTGAAGAAGACACCCCTAGACCTAGCCTGTGAATTCGGACGGCTCAAG GTGGCCCAGCTGCTTTTGAACAGCCACTTATGTGTGGCATTGCTGGAGGGAGAGGCAAAGGACCCATGTGACCCCAACTACACCACACCCCTGCACTTGGCTGCCAAGAATGGCCACAGAGAAGTCATCAG GCAGCTCTTGAAAGCCGGTATTGAAATCAACCGCCAGACCAAGACGGGCACTGCCCTCCACGAGGCCGCGCTCTATGGCAAAACTGAGGTGGTGCGGCTGCTGCTGGAG GGAGGTGTGGACGTGAATATCCGGAACACGTATAACCAGACAGCACTGGACATAGTGAATCAGTTCACCACCTCCCAGGCCAGCCGGGAAATCAAGCAGCTACTTCGGG AGGCTTCAGGGATCTTGAAGGTTC AGCTTAAGGATTTCTGGAATCTTCATGACCCCACCGCCCTCAATATCCGGGCAGGAGATGTCATCACG GTGCTTGAACAGCATCCTGATGGCCGCTGGAAGGGCCACATCCACGAGAGCCAAAGGGGCACAGACCGTGTCGGCTACTTCCCCCCGGGCATCGTCGAGGTGGTCAGCAAGCGGGTGGGCATACCGGTGACCCGTCTGCCCTCTGCACCCACCCTGCTGCGGCCAAGCTTCTCCCGGATATCACAGCCGTCGGCTGATGATCCCCTGCCGTCTCTCACCTACGGCCAGCTCCCTCGGGTGGGCCTCAGCCCAGACAGTCCAG cAGGTGACAGGAATAGCGTGGGCAGCGAGGGGAGCGTGGGCAGCATCCGCAGCGCTGGCAGCGGGCAGAGCTCTGAAGGCACCAATGGTCATAGCACTGGTCTCCTGATTGAAAATGCTCAG cCACTACCCTCTGCCAATGAGGACCAGGTACTGCCAGGTCTGCATGCCCCGTCCCCAGCAG ACAACCTGAGCCACCACCGTCCTCTGGCCAGTTACCGCTCTGGGGAGATCTTCACCCAGGATGTGAGACCAGAACAGCTGCTCGAAGGGAAG GACGCACAGGCCATCCATAACTGGTTAAGTGAATTCCAGCTAGAGGGCTACACTGCCCACTTCCTGCAGGCCGGCTATGACGTGCCAACCATCAGCCGGATGACACCTGAG GATCTGACGGCCATTGGAGTGACCAAGCCCGGACACAGGAAGAAGATCGCCTCAGAGATTGCTCAGCTCAGCATTGCTGAATGGCTGCCCAACTATATCCCG GTGGACTTGTTGGAGTGGCTGTGTGCACTGGGGCTGCCACAGTACCACAAGCAACTGGTGAGCAGCGGCTATGACTCCATGGGGCTGGTGGCCGATCTCACCTGGGAGGAGCTGCAGGAGATCGGCGTGAACAAGCTAG GGCATCAGAAGAAGCTTATGCTAGGTGTGAGGAGGCTAGCAGAACTTCGGCGGGGCCTGCTGCATGGCGAAGCCCTAGGTGAAGGCGGACGCCGGATGACCAAGGGTCCAGAGCTGATGGCCATTGAAGGCATGGAGAACGGGGACGGTCCAGCTACGGCCGGCCCTCGCCTCCTCACCTTTCAGGGCAGTGAGCTGAGCCCAGAGCTACAGGCAGCTATGGCGGGGGGTGGCCCAGAACCActaccccttccccctgcccGTTCTCCTAGCCAGGAGAGCATTGGTGCacgctccaggggatctggtcaCTCACAGGGACAGCCTGGCTCCCAGCCCAGTGCTGGTGAGCCCAGTGCCCCACAGGAGAGGAACCTTCCCGAGGGTACAGAGCGCCCCTTTAAGCCTTGCTCTCCACTCCCTGGCCAAGGACCTGCCCCTTATGTCTTTATGTGTCCACAGAGCCTACCCTCTAGCCCAGCCCCAGCACCACCTCCTGGTGTTCCCCGGGCCTTCTCCTACTTGGCTGGCTCTTCTGCCGCTCCTCCAGACCCACCCCGGCCGAAACGCCGGTCTCACAGCCTGAGCCGCCCTGGCCCTGCTGAGGGGGAGGCTGAAGGGGAGGCTGAAGGGCCAGTGGGTAGTGCTTTGGGCAGCTATGCCACACTGACTCGGAGACCGGGACGCAGCACCCTTGCCCGGACTAGTCCTAGCCTGACCCCAACTCGAGGGACTCCCCGAAGCCAGTCCTTTGCCCTCCGTGCCCGTCGTAAAggtcccccgcccccgccccccaagcGCCTCAGTTCCGTCTCTGgctccactgagccaccttcacTAGAGGGGACCTCAGGGCCCAAGGAAGGGGCCGCAGGTCCCCGGAGGAGAACACTGAGTGAACCAACCGGCCCCTCAGAGTCCCCTGCTCCTTCTGCGCCAACTGGCCCTGTGTCGGACACCGAGGAAGAGGAACCTGTCCCTGAGGGGACACCGCCTTCTCGGGGCAGCTCAGGGGAAGGGCTGCCATTTGCAGAGGAAGGGAACCTGACTATCAAGCAGCGACCGAAACCAGCCGGTCCCCCTCCCCGTGAGACAACTGTGCCCCCTGGCCTTGACTTCAACCTCACAGAGTCAGACACGGTCAAACGCAGGCCCAAATGCAAGGAGAGAGAGCCACTACGGACTGCACTGTTGGCCTTTGGGGTAGTGGGCAGTGATACCCCTGGCCCCTCCACTCCCCTGTCCTCCCAGGCCCCGTGTGAAGCTCCCTCAGCTCCCTCTAACCCTCCACGGTCTGAGCCCAGCAGCCTTCCATCTCAAGAAGGCCCAGCTCCTCTCAGCCCCGTAACTCAGCCCCCTGGGTACCCAGGGCCCAGTGCTGGACCAGGTCTGGAAACCTCAACAGGCAGTAGACAGAACGTGGAGACGGAGCCTCCAGCTCCCGCCGCTGCCCTCCTCAAAGTGCCTGGAGCAG GAACAGCTCCCAAGCCTGTGTCTGTGGCCTGCACTCAGCTGGCATTTTCTGGCCCAAAGCTGGCTCCCCGGCTCGGCCCTCGCCCAGTTCCCCCTCCAAGGCCTGAGAATACCGGGCCTGTGTGTCCAGGTCGGGCCCAACAGAGACTGGAGCAGACCAGCTCATCCTTGGAAGCCGCACTGAGGGCAGCTGAGAAGAACATTGGCTCTGAGGAACAAGATGG CCCCACAGGGCCATCCACCAAGCACATTCTGGACGACATCAGCACCATGTTTGATGCCCTGGCTGACCAGTTGGATGCCATGCTGGACTGA
- the Tmem94 gene encoding transmembrane protein 94: protein MDLKEKHLGEPPLALGLTTRKALSVLKEQLEAVLEKHLKERKKRLTWKEAWRSSFLHLSNRRSCFHWPGASLMLLAVLLLLCCSGGQPAGSRGVELVNASALFLLLLLNLILIGRQDRLKRQEVERRLRGIIDQIQDALRDGKEIKWPNSMYPDLHMPFAPSWSLHWAYRDGHLVNLPVSLLVEGDIIALRPGQESFASLRGIKDDEHIVLEPGDLFPPFSPPPSPRGEVKKGPQNPQQYRLFRVLETPVIDSIRWCLDTALSRPVTALDNERFTVQSVMLHYAVPVVLAGFLITNALRFMFKAPGVTSWQYTLLQLQVNGMLPILPLLFPVLWVLATACGEARVLAQMSKASPSSLLAKFSEDTLSSYTEAVSSQEMLRCIWGHFLRVIQGTSPTLSHSASLLHSLGSVTVLCCVDKQGILSWPNPSPETVLFFSGKVEPPHSSHEDLTDDLSTRSFCHPEVEEEPHERDALLAGSLNNTLHLSNEQERGDWPGDGPKPSEPYSHHKGHGRSKHPSGSNVSFSRDTEGGEEEPSKAQPGTEGDPYEAEDFVCDYHLEMLSLSQDQQNPSCIQFDDSNWQLHLTSLKPLGLNVLLNLCNASVTERLCRFSDHLCNIALQESHSAVLPVHVPWGLCELARLIGFTPGAKELFKQENHLALYRLPSAETVKETSLGRPSCVTKRRPPLSHMISLFIKDTATSTEQMLSHGSADVVVEACTDFWDGADIYPLSGSDRKKVLDFYQRACLSGYCSAFAYKPMNCTLSSQLNGKCIELVQVPGQNSISTLCELPSTVPIKPNIRRSSWSSDEGIGEVLEKEDCMQALSGQIFMGMVSSQYQARLDIVRLIDGLVNACIRFVYFSLEDELRSKVFAEKMGLETGWNCHISLTPNGDMPGSEIPPSSPSHAGSLHDDLNQVSRDDAEGLLLLEEEGHSDLISFQPTDSDIPSFLEDCNRAKLPRGIHQVRPHLQNIDNVPLLVPLFTDCTPDTMCEMMKIMQEYGEVTCCLGSSANLRNSCLFLQSDVSIALDPLYPSRCSWESFGYATSTTMAQASDGLSPLQLSGQLNSLPCSLTFRQEETISIIRLIEQARHATYGIRKCFLFLLQCQLTLVVIQFLSCLVQLPPLLSTTDILWLSCFCYPLLSISLLGKPPHSSVMSMATGKNLQSIPKKTQHYFLLCFLLKFSLTISSCLACFGFTLQSFCDSARARNLTNCSSVMLCSNDDRAPAWFEDFANGLLSAQKLTAALIVLHTVFISITHVHRTKPLWRKSPLTNLWWAVTVPVVLLGQVVQTVVDLQLWTHRDSPVHFGLEDVPLLTWLLGCLSLVLVVVTNEIVKLHEIRVRVRYQKRQKLQFETKLGMNSPF, encoded by the exons GGAGAGCCCCCCTTGGCCCTGGGCCTAACTACCCGGAAGGCCCTCAGTGTCCTgaaggagcagctggaggctgtaTTGGAGAAACACCTCAAAGAACGGAAGAAACGGCTTACATGGAAG GAGGCATGGAGAAGCAGCTTCCTGCACCTCAGTAACCGCCGCTCCTGTTTCCACTGGCCCGGGGCCTCCCTCATGCTGCTGGCTGTGCTGCTGCTCTTGTGTTGCAGTGGGGGCCAGCCAGCCGGGAG CCGTGGAGTGGAACTGGTCAATGCCTCTGCTCTGTTCCTGTTGCTGCTTCTCAACCTCATCCTTATCGGGAGACAAGACCGGCTGAAGCGCCAGGAGGTGGAGCGCAGGCTTCGGGGCATCATTGACCAAATCCAAG aTGCTCTCAGGGATGGAAAAGAGATCAAGTGGCCGAACTCCATGTACCCAGACCTCCATATGCCCTTTGCACCATCCTGGTCCCTGCACTGGGCTTACAGAGATGGGCACCTGGTGAACCTGCCCGTTAGCCTGTTGGTAGAAGGAGACATCATAGCCCTGAGGCCTGGCCAGGAGTCCTTTGCCTCCCTGAGGGGCATCAAG GATGACGAGCACATTGTCCTGGAGCCAGGAGACCTGTTCCCCCCCTTCTCTCCGCCACCCTCTCCCCGGGGAGAAGTAAAGAAAGGACCACAGAACCCCCAGCAGTACCGGCTCTTCCGGGTCCTGGAGACGCCTGTGATTGACAGTATCAG ATGGTGCCTGGACACAGCCCTGTCCCGCCCAGTCACTGCTCTGGACAATGAAAGGTTCACAGTACAGTCGGTGATGCTTCACTATGCCGTGCCGGTGGTCCTG GCTGGCTTTCTCATCACCAATGCCCTGCGCTTCATGTTCAAGGCACCGGGGGTCACTTCCTGGCAGTACACccttctccagctccag GTGAATGGCATGTTGCCcatcctccctctgctcttcccagTCCTCTGGGTCCTGGCCACCGCTTGTGGAGAAGCTCGAGTCCTGGCCCAAATGAGCAAGGCTTCCCCCAGTTCCCTG CTGGCCAAGTTCTCAGAGGACACACTCAGCAGCTACACTGAAGCCGTCTCCTCTCAG GAAATGCTGCGCTGCATTTGGGGTCACTTTCTAAGGGTGATCCAGGGCACGTCGCCAACACTGAGCCACAGCGCCAGTCTGCTGCATAGCTTGGGCTCTGTCACG GTACTGTGCTGTGTAGACAAACAGGGGATCCTATCATGGCCAAATCCCAGCCCAGAGACTGTGCTCTTCTTCAGCGGGAAGGTGGAGCCCCCTCACAGCAGCCATGAGGACCTCACGGATGACCTGTCTACCCGCTCCTTCTGCCATCccgaggtggaggaggag CCCCATGAACGCGATGCCCTCCTTGCTGGCTCCCTGAACAATACCCTGCACCTTTCCAACGAGCAGGAGCGAGGTGACTGGCCTGGCGACGGCCCCAAGCCCTCCGAGCCCTACTCTCATCACAAAGGACATGGCCGTAGCAAACACCCGTCTGGTTCCAATGTGAGCTTCAGCCGGGACACTGAAGGCGGAGAGGAAGAGCCCAGCAAG GCCCAGCCCGGGACAGAGGGGGATCCCTATGAGGCCGAGGACTTCGTGTGTGACTACCACTTGGAGATGCTGAGCCTGTCCCAAGATCAACAGAACCCCTCATGCATCCAGTTTGATGATTCCAACTGGCAGTTACACCTGACCTCCCTCAAGCCCCTGGGCCTCAACGTGCTGCTGAATCTGTGTAACGCCAGCGTCACTGAGCGCCTGTGCCGCTTTTCCGACCACCTGTGCAACATCGCGCTGCAGGAGAGCCACAGCGCTGTGCTGCCTGTGCACGTGCCCTGGGGCCTCTGCGAGCTGGCTCGTCTCATCG GCTTCACTCCAGGGGCCAAGGAGCTATTCAAGCAGGAGAACCACCTGGCACTCTACCGCCTCCCTAGTGCCGAGACCGTGAAGGAGACGTCACTGGGGCGGCCCTCCTGTGTCACCAAGCGGCGCCCTCCACTCAGCCACATGATCAGCCTCTTCATCAAAGACACTGCCACCA GCACAGAGCAGATGCTGTCCCATGGCAGTGCCGATGTGGTCGTGGAGGCCTGCACAGACTTCTGGGATGGCGCTGACATCTATCCTCTGTCGGGTTCGGACAG AAAGAAAGTGCTGGATTTCTACCAGCGAGCCTGCCTATCCGGTTATTGCTCTGCCTTTGCCTACAAGCCCATGAATTGCACGCTGTCCTCTCAGCTCAATGGCAAGTGTATCGAGCTGGTGCAGGTCCCTGGCCAGAACAGCATATCCACGCTGTGCGAGCTGCCCAGCACGGTCCCCATCAAGCCGAACATCCGCCGTAGCAGCTGGAGCTCCGATG AAGGGATCGGGGAGGTGCTGGAGAAAGAAGACTGCATGCAGGCCCTGAGCGGTCAGATCTTCATGGGCATGGTGTCCTCCCAGTACCAGGCCCGGCTGGACATCGTGCGCCTCATCGATGGGCTGGTCAACGCCTGTATCCGCTTTGTCTACTTCTCTCTGGAGGATGAGCTCAGAAGCAAG GTGTTTGCAGAAAAGATGGGCCTGGAGACAGGCTGGAACTGCCACATCTCCCTCACACCCAACGGTGACATGCCTGGCTCTGagatccctccctccagccccagccatGCTGGCTCTCTCCATGATGACCTGAATCAGG TGTCCCGAGATGATGcagaagggcttctcctcttagaGGAGGAGGGTCACTCGGACCTCATCAGCTTCCAGCCCACCGACAGTGATATCCCCAGCTTCCTGGAGGACTGCAACCGG gcCAAGCTGCCCCGGGGCATCCACCAGGTGCGGCCCCACCTACAGAACATCGACAATGTCCCACTGTTGGTGCCCCTCTTCACCGACTGTACCCCTGACA CCATGTGTGAGATGATGAAGATCATGCAGGAGTATGGCGAGGTGACCTGCTGCCTGGGCAGCTCAGCCAACCTACGCAAcagctgcctcttcctccagagcGACGTCAG CATTGCCCTGGATCCCTTGTACCCGTCCCGCTGCTCCTGGGAGAGCTTTGGCTATGCTACCAGCACCACCATGGCCCAGGCCTCGGATGGCCTTTCTCCCCTGCAGCTTTCGGGGCAGCTCAACAGCCTGCCTTGCTCCCTGACCTTTCGCCAAGAGGAAACCATCAGCATCATCAGGCTCATTGAGCAG GCTCGGCATGCTACCTATGGCATCCGTAAGTGCTTCCTCTTCTTGTTGCAGTGCCAGCTGACCCTTGTGGTCATTCAG TTCCTTTCTTGCCTGGTGCAGCTGCCACCCCTCCTGAGTACCACAGACATCTTATGGCTGTCCTGCTTTTGTTACCCTCTGCTCAG CATCTCTCTATTGGGGAAACCGCCACATAGCTCCGTCATGTCCATGGCGACAGGCAAAAACCTTCAGTCCATTCCTAAGAAG ACACAGCACTACTTCCTGCTCTGCTTCTTGCTCAAGTTCAGCCTCACCATCAGCTCGTGCCTCGCCTGCTTCGGCTTCACGCTGCAGAGCTTCTGTGACAGCGCCCGGGCCCGCAACCTCACCAACTGCTCCTCAGTCATGCTGTGCAG CAATGATGACAGAGCTCCAGCCTGGTTTGAGGACTTCGCCAATGGGCTGCTCTCAGCTCAGAAGCTCACAGCAGCCCTGATTGTTTTGCATACTG TCTTTATCTCCATCACCCATGTGCATCGTACCAAGCCTCTGTGGAGAAAGAGCCCTTTGACAAACCTCTGGTGGGCGGTGACCGTGCCTGTGGT GCTGCTCGGTCAGGTGGTCCAGACAGTGGTGGACCTGCAGCTATGGACACACAGGGACTCGCCTGTCCACTTTGGCCTAGAAGATGTGCCCCTGCTAACGTGGCTCCTGGGCTGCCTGTCCCTGGTCCTTGTGGTGGTCACCAATGAGATTGTAAAACTACACGAGATTCG GGTCCGTGTCCGCTACCAGAAGCGCCAAAAGCTGCAGTTTGAGACTAAGCTGGGCATGAACTCTCCCTTCTGA